One window of Nostoc sp. C052 genomic DNA carries:
- a CDS encoding ATP-binding cassette domain-containing protein yields the protein MRFIRFLWEISWRSILIATITGLISGGSNAMLISLINRAVSQVSIPNALLYFAGLAICTLFTSTVAQFMLINLSQNAIYQLRVRLGHNILSSPLEHLERLGENRLLATLTDDVRVLSHAVSAIPSICIDLATVLGCLFYLSLISNTIFVLTIATSAVAIWCVQTRLGKAQHLFSIAREEEDNLFKHFQAITRGTKELKLHKTRREDFSSKNLQGSATKLRQKNTTAMQSFAIANGLGQFSQLSTLALMLFILPWFMHIPVAMLSTYVLTTTYLSLPLQNLLRRLPDLLQGNVALQKINMMKLSLTSQAEVDTTVNSYIVKQPSQIELKLELDRVSYLYHPSNDEKGFLLGPNNPSLPPAHKSGKGRKPRDIHPPRGKEKEFLLGPPGHQPRDMHPPADDEKGFLLGPISITLQPGQITYIVGGNGSGKSTLAKLITGLYPPKNGSIYLDGVLITDENREWYRQHFSAIFSDFYLFDSCLGFNHPNLDREVESYLRQLQLDHKVKVRDGVLSTTNLSQGQRKRLALLTAYLEDRPIYLFDEWASDQEPHFRDLFYRQSLVKLKERGKAVIVITHDDRYFHLADQIIKLDYGKVQPDYVPTNSHLSESKIDEVKLSG from the coding sequence ATGAGATTTATTCGATTTCTTTGGGAAATATCATGGCGGAGTATCTTAATTGCAACTATCACAGGCTTAATTAGCGGTGGTAGTAATGCAATGCTAATTTCGCTCATAAATCGGGCTGTCAGTCAAGTATCAATCCCCAATGCACTATTATATTTTGCAGGATTAGCTATTTGTACTCTCTTCACAAGTACTGTCGCGCAATTTATGCTGATTAATCTCTCGCAAAATGCCATCTACCAATTGCGAGTTAGGTTAGGTCACAATATCTTATCTTCACCTTTAGAACATCTAGAAAGACTTGGAGAAAATCGTTTACTTGCAACACTAACTGATGATGTTCGAGTTCTTTCGCACGCTGTATCTGCAATTCCGAGTATCTGTATCGATCTCGCTACTGTTCTGGGATGTTTATTCTACTTGTCTTTGATTTCCAACACTATATTTGTCTTGACGATCGCTACATCTGCTGTTGCTATTTGGTGTGTGCAAACCAGACTCGGCAAAGCACAACATTTGTTCTCTATAGCACGTGAAGAGGAGGATAATTTATTCAAGCATTTTCAAGCTATCACTAGAGGTACTAAAGAGCTAAAACTGCACAAAACCAGACGAGAAGACTTTTCCTCTAAGAACTTGCAAGGTAGTGCCACAAAACTGCGTCAGAAGAATACTACCGCAATGCAGAGTTTTGCGATCGCTAATGGATTAGGGCAATTTTCACAGCTTTCTACTTTAGCTTTGATGCTTTTCATATTGCCCTGGTTTATGCATATCCCAGTTGCAATGTTGTCAACCTATGTTCTCACTACTACCTATCTATCCCTACCACTCCAGAACCTATTACGCAGATTACCCGATCTTTTACAAGGTAATGTTGCATTGCAGAAAATTAACATGATGAAGCTGTCATTAACCAGCCAAGCAGAAGTTGACACAACAGTTAACTCCTACATTGTCAAACAACCTAGTCAAATTGAACTGAAACTCGAACTTGATCGCGTGAGCTATCTCTATCACCCTAGTAATGATGAGAAAGGGTTTCTATTAGGGCCAAACAATCCATCTTTGCCCCCAGCACATAAGTCTGGAAAAGGACGTAAGCCTAGAGATATCCATCCGCCTCGTGGCAAAGAAAAAGAGTTTCTCTTAGGGCCGCCGGGACATCAGCCTAGAGATATGCATCCTCCTGCTGACGATGAAAAAGGGTTTTTATTAGGCCCAATTAGTATAACTTTGCAGCCGGGACAAATAACATATATTGTGGGTGGTAATGGTAGTGGCAAGTCAACACTAGCTAAATTAATTACGGGATTGTATCCACCTAAAAATGGTTCAATTTATCTCGATGGAGTACTGATTACAGATGAAAATCGGGAATGGTATCGCCAGCATTTCTCTGCTATCTTCTCTGATTTCTACCTTTTCGATAGCTGTTTAGGGTTCAATCATCCGAATCTCGACCGAGAAGTTGAAAGTTATTTGAGGCAATTGCAGTTAGACCATAAAGTTAAAGTCAGAGATGGTGTTTTATCAACAACTAATCTATCTCAAGGGCAGAGAAAGCGCCTCGCATTACTAACAGCCTATCTAGAAGATCGCCCGATTTATTTATTCGATGAATGGGCATCTGACCAAGAGCCACACTTTCGCGATCTCTTTTATAGGCAGAGTCTTGTCAAACTCAAGGAACGTGGTAAAGCTGTGATAGTGATTACCCATGACGATCGCTATTTTCACCTCGCCGACCAAATTATTAAGCTCGATTATGGTAAGGTTCAACCTGACTATGTGCCGACAAACAGCCATCTAAGTGAAAGCAAAATTGATGAAGTAAAATTATCGGGTTAA
- a CDS encoding type III polyketide synthase: MNTQTTLVMHNEVNNLPVVKPTEIKAKYNASELGTIRLKQFLPIIESIATGTPDTIVRQSDAAGLVANIPSLEQNRGRIDKLYKNTRIDTRHLAVNLLSDEAIAHGHSKTIQSRMQMYQEFAIPLAERVAKKALLSASESMKTNNHLYSDTNIEDHIRLIVFVSSTGFVAPGIDTELIKSLGLRRDTARVTVNFMGCAAAMNGLRVASDHVRANPTHKALVVCLELSSINAVFEDDMNDVIIHSIFGDGCAAVVVGACQPEQAIGQGKVIIRDHLSYLVEDTEDGIVLGIRDNGITCQLSRQLPDYIKTGVNPIIERFLASHELTKENIDLWAIHPGGTRIIQNSQDSLGLTDSQVADSWEILRQYGNMLSPSVLFVLERMLFSSENNSSADKEYVGLDNPNHHWKDSTKQTKALTGIAFSFSPGVGIEGILFQKV; encoded by the coding sequence ATGAATACTCAAACTACCTTAGTAATGCACAACGAAGTAAATAATCTGCCTGTTGTTAAACCAACCGAAATTAAAGCCAAATATAATGCTTCTGAACTTGGTACGATTAGGTTAAAGCAGTTTTTACCAATCATTGAGAGCATTGCAACTGGTACCCCCGACACCATCGTTCGACAATCTGACGCGGCTGGATTAGTTGCAAATATTCCTAGCTTGGAGCAAAATCGAGGCCGGATTGATAAGCTTTATAAAAATACTCGAATTGATACAAGACACCTAGCGGTAAACTTATTATCCGATGAAGCGATCGCTCACGGGCACAGTAAGACCATTCAATCTCGGATGCAGATGTATCAAGAGTTTGCTATTCCCCTAGCTGAACGGGTTGCAAAAAAAGCACTCCTAAGCGCCTCTGAAAGTATGAAGACTAACAATCATTTGTACTCAGATACGAATATCGAAGATCACATCCGCCTGATTGTTTTTGTATCGAGTACAGGCTTCGTAGCACCAGGAATAGATACAGAATTGATTAAAAGCCTTGGACTCAGACGGGACACAGCTAGAGTAACAGTGAATTTTATGGGTTGTGCAGCCGCAATGAATGGACTTCGTGTTGCTAGCGATCATGTACGAGCTAATCCAACACACAAAGCCCTTGTAGTATGCCTGGAATTAAGCTCAATCAATGCAGTGTTTGAAGATGACATGAATGATGTGATTATTCATAGCATTTTTGGTGATGGATGTGCCGCAGTAGTTGTTGGAGCTTGTCAGCCAGAGCAAGCAATCGGTCAAGGTAAAGTCATCATTAGAGATCACCTAAGTTACCTGGTTGAAGATACCGAAGACGGCATCGTTCTTGGCATACGAGATAATGGAATTACTTGTCAGCTTTCGCGTCAATTACCTGACTATATTAAGACTGGTGTTAATCCAATTATCGAACGTTTTTTAGCAAGCCATGAGCTTACTAAAGAGAATATCGATCTTTGGGCTATTCATCCTGGTGGCACACGTATTATTCAAAATTCACAAGATTCTTTGGGACTCACTGATAGTCAAGTTGCTGATAGTTGGGAGATACTTCGTCAGTATGGCAATATGCTTAGTCCCTCAGTACTATTTGTCCTGGAACGTATGTTATTTAGCAGTGAAAATAATTCTTCTGCTGATAAAGAATATGTGGGGTTAGACAACCCGAATCACCATTGGAAAGATTCAACTAAACAAACAAAAGCATTAACTGGAATTGCCTTTTCATTTTCACCAGGAGTTGGAATAGAAGGAATTCTATTTCAAAAAGTTTAA